Proteins encoded in a region of the Cytobacillus luteolus genome:
- a CDS encoding ABC transporter ATP-binding protein — translation MGSIKRYMQFVRPYRWQIIGTVAIGVIKFTIPLLIPLLLQYVVDDIIGSKDMSTEDKTNQLLKIMGFIFFIFVIVRPPIEYYRQYYAQWVGSKILYDIRDQLFRHIQKLSLRYYSNTRIGEVISRVINDVEQTKTFVITGLMNLWLDMITIVIAVAIMVTMDPMLTLVSLVLFPFYGLSVKHFYGRLRSLTRDRSQALAEVQGYLHERVQGMPVIRSFAIEDLEQNRFDKQNSNFLDKALKHTSWNAKTYAVVNTITDIAPLLVISFAGYQVIQGELSVGTMVAFIAFIDRLYNPLRRLVNSSTTLTQSIASMDRVFEFVDEKYDIEDKPNAIDCPTIEGHVQFENVSFTYNDEDSDVLHNVSLDVNKGETVALVGMSGGGKSTLVGLIPRFYDVTEGRILVDGVDIKDLKVRSLRDKIGMVLQDTILFSDSVKANILIGKEDATEEEVIEAAKAANAHDFILNLPQGYDTKVGERGVKLSGGQKQRIAIARVFLKNPPLLILDEATSSLDLESEHLIQEALEKLAKDRTTFIVAHRLSTITHADKIVVIENGEISEVGTHNELMKAEGAYFKLFQVQQLDS, via the coding sequence ATGGGTAGTATTAAGCGCTATATGCAGTTTGTTAGACCATACCGTTGGCAGATAATTGGTACAGTAGCAATTGGTGTTATAAAGTTTACCATTCCTTTATTAATTCCACTTTTGTTGCAATACGTTGTCGATGATATTATCGGTTCGAAAGACATGTCAACCGAGGACAAGACGAATCAGCTTTTAAAAATAATGGGCTTTATCTTTTTCATCTTTGTGATTGTTCGTCCTCCCATTGAATATTACAGACAGTACTACGCACAATGGGTAGGCAGTAAAATTTTATACGATATAAGAGATCAGCTCTTTAGACATATCCAAAAACTGAGCCTACGCTATTATTCAAATACGAGAATTGGAGAGGTTATTTCTCGTGTTATAAACGATGTTGAGCAAACGAAAACATTTGTTATTACAGGATTAATGAACTTATGGCTTGATATGATAACAATCGTCATAGCAGTAGCAATCATGGTAACGATGGATCCGATGCTTACACTTGTATCATTAGTGTTATTCCCTTTCTATGGTTTATCAGTGAAGCACTTTTATGGAAGGCTTCGCTCACTAACCCGTGATCGTTCGCAAGCATTAGCTGAAGTGCAGGGATACCTTCATGAGCGGGTTCAAGGGATGCCTGTGATAAGAAGCTTCGCAATAGAAGATTTGGAGCAAAATCGATTTGATAAGCAGAATAGTAATTTTTTAGATAAAGCATTAAAACATACAAGTTGGAATGCTAAAACCTATGCTGTTGTTAATACAATTACGGATATTGCTCCTTTACTTGTTATTTCTTTTGCGGGGTATCAAGTTATTCAAGGTGAATTATCCGTAGGAACAATGGTTGCCTTTATTGCATTTATCGATCGGTTGTATAATCCACTACGACGCCTAGTTAACTCTTCAACTACACTTACTCAGTCGATTGCTTCAATGGATCGTGTATTTGAATTTGTTGATGAAAAGTATGACATTGAAGATAAGCCTAATGCAATTGATTGTCCAACGATTGAGGGGCATGTTCAATTTGAAAATGTTTCATTTACCTACAATGATGAGGATTCAGATGTGTTGCATAATGTATCACTCGACGTTAATAAGGGCGAGACGGTTGCATTGGTAGGTATGAGTGGTGGAGGCAAGTCCACTCTTGTAGGATTAATTCCACGCTTTTATGATGTAACAGAGGGGCGTATCCTGGTAGATGGTGTTGATATAAAGGATTTAAAGGTTAGAAGTCTGAGAGATAAAATAGGGATGGTTTTACAAGATACAATTTTGTTTAGTGATTCTGTTAAAGCCAATATCTTAATTGGAAAAGAAGATGCAACTGAAGAAGAAGTGATCGAAGCAGCCAAGGCGGCAAATGCCCATGACTTTATTTTAAACTTACCTCAAGGTTATGATACAAAGGTAGGAGAGCGCGGAGTTAAGTTGTCTGGAGGCCAAAAACAGAGGATTGCGATTGCAAGGGTGTTTTTAAAGAACCCACCACTGTTGATTCTTGATGAAGCAACATCTTCACTAGATTTGGAGAGTGAGCATTTAATTCAAGAAGCCTTGGAAAAGTTAGCAAAGGACCGCACAACCTTTATTGTCGCTCATCGACTCTCGACTATTACCCATGCTGATAAGATTGTTGTGATAGAAAACGGAGAAATCAGTGAAGT
- a CDS encoding DUF402 domain-containing protein has product MDAPMEGDRVQIHSYKHNGNIHRVWDETTILKGTQSLVIGANDRTVVTESDGRTWITREPAICYFHSKHWFNIIGMIREDGIYYYCNISSPFIWDQEAVKYIDYDLDIKVFPDMTYILLDEDEYERHRREMKYPEPIDRILWSNVDRLIRWIRGRKGPFAPEFIDQWYERYLTYRR; this is encoded by the coding sequence ATGGATGCTCCCATGGAAGGAGACAGAGTACAAATACATAGCTATAAACACAATGGAAATATCCATCGTGTTTGGGATGAAACCACTATTCTAAAAGGGACGCAAAGCCTTGTAATTGGTGCAAATGATCGTACAGTCGTGACAGAATCAGATGGACGCACATGGATTACAAGGGAACCGGCGATTTGCTACTTCCATTCTAAACACTGGTTTAATATCATTGGAATGATCAGGGAAGATGGAATTTATTATTATTGTAATATTAGTTCCCCTTTTATTTGGGATCAAGAGGCAGTAAAATATATAGATTATGATTTAGATATTAAAGTTTTCCCGGACATGACCTATATTTTATTGGATGAGGATGAATATGAACGCCATCGACGTGAAATGAAATATCCTGAACCAATTGACCGTATCCTTTGGAGCAATGTGGACAGGCTAATTCGCTGGATTCGCGGGCGTAAAGGGCCTTTTGCACCAGAATTCATTGATCAATGGTATGAACGTTATTTAACGTATCGCAGGTAA
- a CDS encoding YgaB family protein, with the protein MNRFDQLVSEQLKTMDKLLFIQSEIERCQQLEKELITLQNQTELDSIQAEISNMKLELRQIQETFEHQTEEVIRTYQDRQQPIA; encoded by the coding sequence ATGAATCGCTTTGACCAACTTGTTAGTGAACAATTAAAAACAATGGATAAATTACTATTCATCCAATCTGAAATCGAACGCTGCCAACAACTAGAAAAAGAACTAATAACACTCCAAAACCAAACAGAACTAGATTCAATCCAAGCAGAAATCAGCAACATGAAACTAGAACTTCGCCAAATACAAGAAACATTCGAACACCAAACCGAGGAAGTCATCCGTACATACCAAGACAGACAACAGCCTATTGCTTAA
- a CDS encoding gamma-type small acid-soluble spore protein gives MANQNPNQTSAGTNVQKVRQQNAQSQGGAGQFGTEFASETNAQEVRRQNQQSQANKGQGNS, from the coding sequence ATGGCAAACCAAAATCCAAATCAAACATCTGCTGGAACTAACGTTCAAAAAGTTAGACAACAGAATGCACAATCTCAAGGTGGAGCTGGTCAATTCGGAACTGAATTCGCTAGCGAAACAAACGCTCAAGAAGTAAGACGTCAAAACCAACAAAGCCAAGCTAACAAAGGTCAAGGCAATTCTTAA
- the fabL gene encoding enoyl-[acyl-carrier-protein] reductase FabL: protein MSNKVALVTGSSRGIGKAIAIRLANEGYDIVINYARSKSAALEAAAEIEALGRKALVVKANVGKPEKIAEMFQEIDEAFGRLDILVSNAASGVLRPIMELEESHWDWTMDINSKGLLFCAQEAAKRMEKNGGGKIVSLSSLGSIRYLKNYTTVGVSKAAVESLTRYLAVELAEKNIIVNAVSGGAVDTDALKHFPNREELLDDARKNTPAGRMVEPEDLVNTVMFLLSDQASMIRGQTIIVDGGRSLLV from the coding sequence ATGTCTAATAAAGTAGCACTTGTAACTGGAAGCAGTAGAGGAATAGGAAAAGCCATTGCCATCCGTTTAGCAAACGAAGGATATGATATCGTAATCAATTATGCGAGAAGCAAGTCAGCGGCACTTGAGGCTGCAGCAGAGATCGAAGCATTAGGACGTAAAGCTCTTGTAGTAAAAGCAAACGTAGGGAAACCAGAAAAGATTGCTGAAATGTTTCAAGAAATCGATGAAGCTTTTGGAAGGTTAGATATATTAGTTAGTAATGCAGCATCAGGTGTGCTTCGTCCAATTATGGAGCTTGAAGAGTCTCATTGGGATTGGACGATGGATATTAACAGCAAAGGCCTTCTTTTCTGTGCGCAAGAGGCTGCAAAAAGAATGGAGAAGAATGGTGGAGGGAAAATTGTCAGCTTAAGTTCATTAGGCTCCATCCGCTATCTCAAAAATTACACAACCGTAGGTGTTTCAAAAGCAGCTGTAGAATCACTAACAAGATATCTTGCAGTAGAGCTTGCTGAAAAAAATATCATCGTCAATGCTGTTTCAGGTGGAGCGGTAGATACTGATGCACTAAAACACTTTCCGAACCGGGAAGAATTGTTAGATGATGCAAGAAAAAATACACCTGCTGGTAGAATGGTGGAACCTGAAGACCTTGTAAATACGGTAATGTTCCTTTTATCTGACCAAGCAAGCATGATCAGAGGGCAAACCATTATTGTTGATGGTGGCAGATCACTACTCGTTTAA
- the mutY gene encoding A/G-specific adenine glycosylase yields MNNTTKETLEHFSIDEFQDDLITWFEKEKRDLPWRKNKDPYKVWISEIMLQQTRVDTVIPYFNNFIEQFPTIDSLAEADEEKVLKAWEGLGYYSRARNLQAGVREVKESYNGIVPNTADEISKLKGVGPYTTGAILSIAYGVPEPAVDGNVMRVLSRILSIWDDIGKTKTRQQFEEIIREIISKENPSYFNQGLMELGALICIPSNPACLLCPVQKHCKAFAEGVQRELPVKSKKKQPKSVAMAAVVIEDSEGNVLIHKRPGKGLLANLWEFPNHETVTEYDVQKKHLQDYLQETYGLKVEIKEQFTSIQHVFSHLIWNIAVYKGKLVSEFEGQENLKLVSEKDITEYPFPVSHQKIYKEYKN; encoded by the coding sequence ATGAATAATACAACTAAAGAGACACTAGAACATTTTTCTATAGATGAATTTCAGGATGATCTAATTACTTGGTTTGAAAAGGAAAAGAGAGATCTTCCTTGGCGCAAAAATAAAGACCCTTATAAAGTATGGATATCCGAAATCATGCTTCAGCAAACTCGAGTTGATACGGTTATCCCTTATTTTAACAACTTCATAGAGCAGTTTCCAACGATAGACTCCTTAGCAGAAGCAGATGAGGAAAAGGTCCTAAAGGCATGGGAAGGGCTTGGGTATTACTCAAGAGCACGAAATCTTCAAGCGGGTGTTAGAGAGGTAAAGGAATCCTATAATGGAATCGTCCCAAATACTGCTGATGAGATTTCGAAGCTTAAAGGAGTTGGCCCGTATACAACAGGTGCCATTCTTAGTATCGCGTACGGGGTACCAGAGCCGGCTGTTGATGGCAATGTAATGAGGGTGCTATCAAGGATATTATCGATCTGGGATGATATCGGAAAAACGAAAACACGTCAGCAATTTGAAGAAATTATTAGAGAAATCATTTCAAAAGAAAATCCGTCCTACTTTAATCAAGGTCTCATGGAGCTAGGTGCTTTAATTTGTATCCCATCAAACCCAGCTTGTTTATTATGTCCTGTTCAAAAGCATTGCAAAGCGTTTGCTGAGGGAGTCCAAAGAGAACTGCCTGTAAAAAGTAAGAAAAAGCAGCCGAAATCAGTCGCTATGGCTGCAGTTGTGATTGAAGATTCAGAAGGAAATGTGTTAATCCACAAAAGACCGGGCAAGGGATTACTTGCTAACCTATGGGAATTCCCGAATCATGAAACAGTGACTGAATATGATGTACAGAAAAAACACTTACAAGATTATCTTCAGGAGACCTATGGCCTGAAAGTTGAGATCAAAGAACAATTTACATCCATTCAACATGTGTTTTCACATTTAATCTGGAATATCGCCGTCTATAAAGGAAAATTGGTTAGCGAATTTGAAGGCCAAGAAAACCTGAAATTAGTTTCGGAGAAGGATATCACTGAATATCCATTCCCTGTTTCTCACCAGAAGATATATAAAGAGTACAAAAACTAA